The following coding sequences are from one Pigmentibacter sp. JX0631 window:
- a CDS encoding SurA N-terminal domain-containing protein: MKFINKKHFIALSLQSIFMFYACTSTNTRPLNSTPSQTITSLAPNKPFESNTIDGILATITDQVILLSDLQQAIFIASNGQTKLLPNGLLVGGNMSTQQAYLVLDSLINQTVLRAKTLELGIDIPEDELSQRINEFLKQRGFSEEDLKEQLEKSGKTVEDYRKEFKTEILKQSLIARVITPLVNVSEEEVKSFYIQQTGSIKQISTIKLRSLMIKIPDNEKDDILSSKLVKIVNEKISEKSDFSALVKQYSMASDVEKTGGLLPPKPIHELPEQVRTKLMNINVNDIIGPIVLGSSVFYFQYLGVELTADNEFQKNFNTWKNKLQDIKFNERLSEYLKAERTKLKANIRPIKFTRL, encoded by the coding sequence ATGAAATTCATTAATAAAAAACATTTTATTGCCTTATCATTGCAGTCTATTTTCATGTTTTATGCCTGTACATCAACTAATACTCGTCCTTTAAATTCTACTCCATCACAAACTATTACATCACTTGCACCAAATAAACCATTTGAATCAAATACAATCGATGGAATTCTAGCCACAATAACAGATCAAGTTATTTTACTTAGCGATTTGCAGCAGGCAATATTTATTGCTTCCAATGGACAAACAAAACTTCTTCCAAATGGTCTTTTAGTGGGTGGTAATATGTCTACCCAACAAGCTTACCTGGTATTGGATTCATTAATAAATCAAACAGTTCTGCGAGCAAAAACACTTGAACTTGGTATTGATATCCCAGAAGATGAATTATCCCAAAGAATTAATGAATTTTTAAAACAAAGAGGATTTTCTGAAGAAGATTTAAAGGAACAACTAGAAAAATCAGGAAAAACAGTAGAAGACTACAGAAAAGAATTTAAAACTGAAATTTTAAAACAATCTTTAATTGCCAGAGTAATTACCCCTCTAGTTAATGTTAGTGAAGAAGAAGTAAAAAGTTTTTATATACAGCAAACAGGAAGTATTAAACAAATAAGTACTATAAAACTTAGAAGTTTAATGATAAAAATACCTGACAATGAAAAAGATGATATTTTAAGTTCAAAATTAGTTAAAATTGTTAATGAAAAAATATCTGAAAAATCAGATTTCTCTGCGTTAGTTAAACAATATTCCATGGCATCAGATGTTGAAAAAACAGGGGGCTTATTACCTCCAAAGCCTATTCATGAACTACCTGAGCAAGTAAGAACTAAACTCATGAATATAAACGTTAATGATATAATTGGTCCTATTGTATTAGGTAGCTCTGTGTTTTACTTTCAATATTTAGGAGTGGAATTAACTGCTGATAATGAATTCCAGAAAAATTTTAATACTTGGAAAAATAAATTGCAGGATATTAAGTTCAATGAAAGACTTAGCGAATATTTAAAAGCTGAAAGAACTAAATTAAAGGCAAATATCAGGCCAATTAAATTTACAAGACTATAA
- a CDS encoding CDC27 family protein, producing MSDIEKLSILLIDGNSENRSYFSMFFSNLINKYNFITAENIQETQMVINASKLDEIHFVILNSQSNESILCTALTILKNHPSSLLATIIVISDNLDKETEFLLGEFSVAKIFAQDFDAQDVINLIEKGFEEKNKNLLFKDELGKFCQAVLAKDISTCSTLLESKNFSKIVMNSIETIHYYGEYLILIGKYDQCIEEMELSLATINEGDINNFQISNILNCKAKALCLCNQYDDALKIYQEMSEKSPKNLNHKINLGSVHVAKGNWKSTIEIIDNVLKIDPKNKNANLLNAQAYAGLGEIENANLFLEKVAGTIEFHSIASFFNNRGVAFAQKKDFKKALEFYNNALFFTKNDIHKIQFNISLALKKQGKLKEAGKILNKIKNTKFYKEKIKSSKIEVDSFENL from the coding sequence ATGAGTGATATTGAAAAACTCAGTATTCTTTTAATTGATGGAAATTCTGAAAATAGAAGTTACTTCTCCATGTTTTTTTCTAATTTAATAAACAAATATAATTTTATAACTGCAGAAAATATCCAAGAAACACAGATGGTGATTAATGCAAGTAAATTAGATGAGATTCATTTTGTCATTTTAAATAGTCAATCTAATGAATCTATTCTATGTACAGCATTGACTATTCTAAAAAATCACCCTTCTTCTTTACTTGCAACAATTATAGTAATTTCTGATAATTTAGATAAAGAAACAGAATTTTTATTAGGAGAGTTTTCAGTAGCAAAAATATTTGCACAAGACTTTGATGCGCAAGACGTTATTAATTTAATAGAAAAGGGTTTTGAAGAGAAAAACAAAAACTTATTATTCAAAGATGAGTTAGGAAAATTCTGTCAAGCTGTTTTAGCAAAAGATATTTCTACATGCTCAACACTTTTAGAGAGTAAGAATTTTTCAAAAATTGTAATGAACTCTATCGAAACAATTCATTACTATGGAGAATATTTAATTCTAATTGGAAAGTATGATCAATGCATAGAGGAAATGGAATTATCTTTAGCAACAATAAATGAAGGAGATATTAATAATTTTCAAATATCAAATATTTTAAATTGCAAAGCAAAAGCATTGTGTTTATGTAATCAATATGATGATGCTTTAAAAATTTATCAAGAAATGTCTGAAAAAAGTCCTAAAAATTTAAATCACAAAATTAACTTAGGTTCTGTTCATGTTGCCAAAGGAAATTGGAAATCAACTATAGAAATTATTGACAATGTATTAAAAATAGATCCTAAAAATAAAAATGCAAATTTATTAAATGCTCAAGCATATGCTGGTTTAGGTGAAATTGAAAATGCAAATTTATTTTTGGAAAAAGTTGCTGGAACTATAGAATTCCATTCAATAGCAAGTTTTTTTAACAATCGAGGGGTTGCTTTTGCACAAAAGAAAGATTTCAAAAAAGCTTTAGAATTTTACAATAATGCGTTATTTTTTACAAAAAACGATATACATAAAATTCAGTTTAACATTTCTCTTGCATTAAAAAAGCAAGGAAAATTAAAAGAAGCTGGAAAAATATTAAATAAAATTAAAAATACAAAATTTTATAAAGAAAAAATTAAAAGCAGTAAAATAGAAGTAGATAGTTTTGAAAATTTATAG